A window from Salvia miltiorrhiza cultivar Shanhuang (shh) chromosome 2, IMPLAD_Smil_shh, whole genome shotgun sequence encodes these proteins:
- the LOC131011939 gene encoding cytochrome c-type biogenesis CcmH-like mitochondrial protein: protein MENEDEVRKDRVVEARARNISHNVRCTECGSQSIEDSQADIAILLRKLIRDEIRSGKNDKEIYKKLEEDFGETVLYTPKFDIQTAAIWLAPLTLTGGAVAIWAFNRYRRKNNVHIMALDLVRGVPLTLKERETMLELLTPPSTRWWGKWLPR from the exons ATGGAGAATGAGGATGAAGTGAGAAAGGATCGTGTGGTCGAAGCACGAGCCAGAAATATAAGCCACAATGTGCGGTGCACTGAATGTGGTAGTCAATCTATTGAAGACTCACAAGCTGACATTGCCATTCTCCTCCGCAAG TTAATACGAGATGAAATTCGGTCCGGTAAAAACGACAAAGAGATCTACAAGAAGCTGGAGGAAGATTTTGGTGAGACGGTGCTTTATACACCAAAATTTGATATACAAACAGCAGCTATATGGCTGGCACCG CTGACACTTACTGGTGGCGCTGTGGCGATATGGGCGTTCAATAGGTACAGGCGAAAGAATAATGTGCACATTATGGCGTTAGACCTTGTCCGAGGAGTCCCATTAACACTGAAGGAGAGGGAGACGATGCTTGAGCTTCTCACTCCACCTTCTACCAGATGGTGGGGAAAATGGCTTCCTCGATGA